From a single Oreochromis niloticus isolate F11D_XX linkage group LG3, O_niloticus_UMD_NMBU, whole genome shotgun sequence genomic region:
- the cd68 gene encoding lysosome-associated membrane glycoprotein 2 has product MLKTAVFVFIACCALSALSLAGDTNKSKPSATVAPASQFDSSSQQPSPGTNTTTTTMNPPTTTSKPPKTTTKKAPTTTSKPPKTTTKKAPTTTSKPPKTTTKKPPTTTPTVSPTPTPSAGLTVGYYNIPKNKNETCLKAQMALQIRKLSANTTFIVQPNLTRTSGSCKENSANLRISFKEGFINFNFTKNVPNNTVYVDAVSFSLNYPLIPGATTHKAINKSVHLFPAQIGHSYSCRADSIYMGYNLSLDVTSDRMQAFNLTNNNFGDPDHCPADQPSYKVAIGVGVALLVLIVVVVVAYLVSRKRRTDGYQSL; this is encoded by the exons ATGCTGAAGACTGCTGTTTTCGTCTTTATCGCGTGCTGCGCGCTTTCAG CGCTGTCATTGGCTGGAGACACAAATAAATCAAAACCTTCAGCAACTGTCGCCCCTGCAAGTCAATTTGACAGCTCATCTCAGCAACCATCTCCCGGtacaaacaccaccaccaccaccatgaaCCCTCCAACCACCACCAGCAAGCCTCCAAAGACCACCACCAAGAAGGCTCCAACCACCACCAGCAAGCCTCCAAAGACCACCACCAAGAAGGCTCCAACCACCACCAGCAAGCCTCCAAAGACCACCACCAAGAAGCCTCCAACCACGACTCCCACGGTTTCACCCACACCTACTCCCTCTGCTGGCTTGACCGTAGGATACTACAATatcccaaaaaacaaaaatgagacCTGCCTGAAGGCTCAGATGGCGCTGCAGATCCGAAAACTATCAGCAAAT ACAACCTTCATTGTTCAGCCAAATCTAACCCGTACAAGTGGAAGTTGCAAAGAAAACAGCGCCAACCTTCGGATTTCCTTTAAAGAGGGCTTCATTAACTTCAACTTCACCAAG AATGTTCCTAACAACACCGTCTACGTTGATGCCGTGTCTTTCAGCCTGAACTACCCTTTAATCCCAGGAG CTACAACTCACAAGGCCATCAACAAGTCAGTCCATCTGTTCCCTGCACAGATTGGACACTCCTACTCCTGCAGGGCTGATTCTATTTACATGGGCTACAACCTGTCCCTGGATGTAACTTCTGACAGAATGCAAGCCTTCAATCTGACCAACAACAACTTTGGCGATC CTGACCACTGTCCTGCGGACCAGCCTAGTTACAAGGTTGCCATTGGAGTGGGAGTGGCACTGCTGGTGCTCATCGTGGTGGTGGTAGTGGCCTATCTGGTGAGCCGCAAGAGGAGGACCGATGGCTACCAATCCCTGTGA
- the ing2 gene encoding inhibitor of growth protein 2 → MLGHHFPNADKSQQLVNYVEDYLECVESLPLDIQRNVSLLREIDAKYQDVLNEVDEVFEKYKGEQDGAQRKRLQIQLQRALIISQELGDEKIHVVTQMTELVENRSRQMDSHSLCLQEPSEAERLTTERRSSIQESPAPERTSTRRPRRQRNSESRDSSHQSANGSLDDPVEELSLPPPREKKSKSAKKKKRKAKQERDASPVDFAIDPNEPTYCLCEQVSYGEMIGCDNDQCPIEWFHFSCVGLTYKPKGKWYCPKCRGDNEKTMDKSLDKNRKDRRSR, encoded by the exons ATGTTAGGCCACCATTTCCCAAATGCCGACAAGTCGCAACAACTGGTCAACTATGTGGAGGATTATCTGGAATGTGTGGAGTCGCTGCCCCTGGACatacaaagaaatgtttctcTGCTTCGAGAAATTGATGCAAAGTATCAAG ATGTGCTGAATGAAGTGGATGAAGTGTTTGAGAAATACAAAGGTGAGCAAGATGGAGCTCAAAGAAAACGTCTGCAGATCCAGCTACAGAGAGCGCTCATCATCAGCCAGGAGCTTGGTGATGAGAAGATCCATGTAGTGACCCAGATGACAGAACTGGTAGAGAACCGTTCCCGCCAAATGGACTCTCACTCCCTGTGCCTCCAGGAGCCCAGTGAGGCAGAGCGGCTCACTACAGAGAGGCGTTCCAGCATCCAAGAGTCCCCAGCCCCCGAACGCACCTCAACCCGCCGCCCACGACGTCAACGCAACAGCGAGAGCCGTGACTCCAGCCACCAGTCTGCCAATGGCTCTCTGGATGACCCTGTGGAAGAGCTGTCCCTCCCTCCACCCCGAGAGAAGAAGTCCAAGtctgcaaagaaaaagaaacgtaAGGCTAAACAAGAGCGAGATGCCTCACCGGTCGACTTTGCCATTGATCCAAATGAGCCCACCTACTGTCTCTGTGAACAAGTGTCCTACGGTGAAATGATCGGCTGTGACAATGATCAGTGCCCCATTGAGTGGTTCCACTTCTCCTGTGTGGGACTTACCTACAAGCCCAAAGGAAAGTGGTACTGCCCTAAATGCAGAGGGGACAACGAAAAGACCATGGATAAAAGTCTAGACAAGAACAGAAAAGACCGCAGGTCCAGGTAG
- the rwdd gene encoding RWD domain-containing protein 4: MTANEDQEMELEALRSIYEGDECFKEISPVSFQFRVGELEDSKAFILDITWPETYPETAPQISLEAFFNNRISAETKQLILAKLEEQVEANLGAAMMYTLFEWAKENQETLMENHKSVVTAVTLTSNSEVSAPATAAKKKEKKEQLTKAQKRRMINKTDHKGELPRGWNWVDVIKHLSKTGGKDED; this comes from the exons ATGACAGCCAACGAGGATCAAGAG ATGGAGCTCGAAGCTCTTCGCTCCATCTATGAGGGGGATGAATGTTTCAAGGAAATCAGTCCAGTTTCTTTCCAATTTAGG GTAGGAGAACTCGAGGACAGCAAAGCATTCATTCTGGACATCACGTGGCCTGAGACGTACCCTGAAACTGCTCCACAGATCTCACTTGAAGCTTTTTTCAACAACAGGAT CTCAGCAGAGACGAAGCAGCTGATCCTGGCAAAGTTGGAGGAGCAGGTGGAGGCTAACCTGGGAGCTGCAATGATGTACACTCTGTTTGAGTGGGCAAAGGAGAACCAGGAGACGCTCATGGAGAACCACAAGTCTGTAGTGACAGCTGTG ACGCTGACATCAAACAGTGAGGTGAGTGCACCTGCCACAGCAgcaaagaagaaggaaaagaaagagcagCTGACTAAAGCCCAGAAAAGAAGGATGATAAACAAAACAG ATCACAAAGGTGAGCTGCCCAGAGGCTGGAACTGGGTTGATGTAATTAAG CAT CTCAGTAAAACTGGAGGGAAAGATGAAGACTAG